Proteins found in one Camelus bactrianus isolate YW-2024 breed Bactrian camel chromosome X, ASM4877302v1, whole genome shotgun sequence genomic segment:
- the GPR82 gene encoding putative G-protein coupled receptor 82, with protein sequence MSNNSTCIQPSMISSMALPIIYMFLCIIGLFGNSLSQWIFLTKIAKRTPTHIYLAHLVTANLLVCTAMPFMGIYFLKGFQWEYKSAQCRVVNFLGTLSMHVSMFVSLLILSWIAISRYATLMKKDSIQETTSCYEKIFYGHLLKKFRQPEFARKLCVYIWVAVLGIIIPVIIYYSAVEATEGDESLCYNRQTELGAMISQIAGLIGTTFTGFSFLVVVTSYYSFVSHLRKIRTCTSITEKSLTYSSVKRHLLVIQILLIVCFLPYSIFKPIFFVLHQRENCQQLNHLIEIKNILTCLASARSSTDPIIFIFLDKTFKKTLYNLFTKSDSPHIQPSG encoded by the coding sequence ATGAGTAACAACTCAACATGTATTCAACCATCCATGATCTCTTCCATGGCTTTACCCATCATTTATATGTTCCTTTGTATCATTGGTCTCTTTGGAAATTCTCTCTCTCAATGGATCTTTTTAACAAAAATAGCTAAGAGAACACCAACGCACATCTACCTAGCACATCTTGTGACTGCAAACTTACTTGTGTGCACTGCCATGCCTTTCATGGGTATCTATTTCTTGAAAGGTTTTCAATGGGAATATAAATCTGCACAATGCAGGGTGGTCAATTTTTTGGGAACTCTATCCATGCATGTAAGTATGTTTGTCAGCCTCCTAATTTTAAGTTGGATTGCCATAAGCCGCTATGCTACCTTAATGAAAAAGGATTCCATACAAGAGACCACTTCGTgctatgagaaaatattttacgGCCATTTACTGAAAAAATTTCGCCAGCCTGAGTTTGCTAGAAAACTGTGTGTTTACATATGGGTGGCTGTACTGGGCATAATTATTCCGGTTATCATATACTATTCAGCTGTGGAGGCTACGGAAGGAGATGAGAGCCTGTGCTACAACCGGCAGACGGAACTGGGAGCCATGATCTCTCAGATCGCAGGCCTCATTGGAACCACATTTACTGGGTTTTCATTTTTAGTTGTAGTAACATCGTACTACTCTTTTGTCAGCCATCTGAGAAAAATAAGGACCTGTACATCCATTACAGAGAAGAGTTTGACTTACAGCTCTGTGAAAAGGCATCTTTTGGTCATCCAGATTCTCCTAATAGTTTGCTTCCTTCCATATAGcatttttaaacctattttttttGTTCTACACCAAAGAGAGAACTGTCAGCAACTGAATCATTTAATCGAAATAAAAAACATCCTCACCTGTCTTGCATCGGCCAGAAGTAGCACAGACCCcattatctttatctttttagaTAAAACGTTCAAGAAGACACTATACAATCTCTTTACAAAATCTGATTCACCACATATACAACCTTCTGGTTGA